The stretch of DNA CACGGATGTTGGGCGACACCAAAAAATAGTCAATCACCGTCGTAAAAGTGCTGTCTGGTGCATACGCTTTTCGTAGGCTGCGATTGGTAGCCATTGTGCCATCATACACCCATTTCCAGCCCGCTTCGGGATAGTTTTCGGGAGATTTGATGCTTGTACCAGGAATCATGCCTTTTTTCACAAATTGATAGGGGTCAAAATCGGGCGGAATTTGGTTCCAATCTGCACCCACAATCACATAATTAGTGCCTGAACGGAAAGAGATAATTATCTGTCTATCAAAACATAACTAATGGTTAAAACAAACGAACTTTTTCCTTCAATTTTTATATTCTTATAGCAACTTGATGTTAATTTATTAGGAATTTATTGAAGGTATTGATATATGGGGAAACTTTAAAAAATTCATCTGTTTAAGTATTTAGTTACGTTTTGACATTCAATTAGTTAAGAGTTTTCGTTCAAGCACTAATTACCTTTTTTGTATTCTGTTACCAAAATATCTTTGAGGTATTCCATCTGTTGTTTTTTCAACTTTCCGCCCTTGTCATACGCCGAATTGTGGCTATTGATGATTACCAACTGCTGACTACTGCCTTCTACTTCAAATCGTTGAAACAAAAAACACCTGTCTAACATATAAAGGGATGTGGGCCAATCGTAATTTCCAGGAAACTGAAATCGGGTGTTTTCTGAGGATTTAAAACGGCTGTAGGTCGCAATTCCACTGTGAATACCACCCAACGGTTCGGTGAAAGGAATCGGAATAAACTGCACCAAAAAATTGGTCGCAAAGGCATGGTAATAGTTGGGTAAAGCAGTTTCAATGGTTTTCAATTCATTGGTATAATGACTTCGCTGTGCGCTGCTGTCAACCTCCTGCAATAGGATAAAATCTGCCGAATGTTGCTGCAATGTTTCGACAATTCCCTGCATATTTTTCTCCACCCACTTGACTTTAGGATGCACCATTTTACCCCCATCATAAAAAAAATCGGACTCTGCTCCCAGTCCTCCATAGCCAATATTCCATATCAAAAAGCTCAGTTTTTTGGACGATTCAACCACCACTTCCACCTGTGAATCAATGGGTTTGTGTTGTACAACCGTTTCTTTTACATCGGGTTGATAATCCGTTAAACCCGCATGAATCAGCAGTCCACCCAATATCAATCCCACCGCCCCTACAATCAATAAACCTACTTTGAAGACAAACTGCAATATTTGAAACATGGCTGCGTGTTTTTGGTGTTGAAAAAAAATCAAGGATGCAAAAGTAAGTAGTATAATGAAACTAAAACGAAAAAAACGCTTCATAACCAAACTCTATATAATTTCAAATTGGGCAGCTAATTTTTGGACTTGGAAAATGGAAGGTTTCAAATTGAACTATTGATTTGGTATTCCATACAAATTCTAAATTTCTGTTCCTGAAAAGTCTTCTCTTTCCAATATCTCCGAGGATTGCCGCACATAAAGCAGGAACAGGGTTTTGGCGTATTGATGACCTTCTTACTGATGGGTTCATCTTCAATGCTCCACGCTCTGCCCCAATAATTTTTCCGTTTGTTCAACAATCTTGCTCGGTGATGCCTTCTAATGGCTCTTTGGTAGGTTTTCAATGCAGTTGTGTTTTTTTTTAAGGATTTCCTTCAACTCCAAAAATAAACTATTTCAGTACATATTATTTCACTGTAAGGTTTTTTTAGGACGACTCACCCTAAACCTTAACCGTCCCATCCTTATACAATTCCAAAGCCTGTCCCAGTATCTCTTCAATCAATTCCACTTCCAAATCCTCTCTCGGATTCACCCTCAAAATCTTCATTCTCGACCGATTCCCCTGCTCCAAAAGTCGATGTTCAATTCGATTTCCCTCCACAATTCCGATGTAAGGTTCACCCGTTTTTTTGTCTGTCCACAAATAGCAAAACATCTTTTGTTTGTAGCAAAAAAACGGCATTCGATACTTCCATGCAGCGGTAATATTTACATCCAAATCTAAAATAATGGACTTCAATGCCAAAAAGCAACTTTTTGTGGGTTCTTCTAAATTGGCGTAAAATTCTTCTATGGGTTTAAGCATTATTTATGGAGTTTAACTTTCAAAAATTTCTCTTTCACTCTTAAAATTCGTTCTAAATCAATTTTCTATGACTTAAAGCTCAAACTCCACCCAATCCAATCTCGTTATATCTCGTTGACTTCCTTCATTGCGAAACACAAAAAACAAATCCCCCATTGAAGTATCAGCAGGCACCTCAATTGGCATCGCCAAAGTCTCCAGTTCTGTACCTTCCTTTACATTCACCACCACATTGCCCAGTAGAGGCCCATCTGCACTCCCCAAATGTAGTTCTACACGACCGCCATCCACATCATTTTTGTCCACCATCAAATTCAGTTTCAATTCCTTCACATCTGTCAAGTCAATGTCTTTGAAGCAGATAAAAGCACCATTTCGCAAACGTTGAACCGATTGATACGACTTCCAAGGATCACGATTTGGTAGGGCAATATTGGTACTATCATAACTTTCTGCTTGTATCTTTGGATGGCGCAGCATGAGTGTTTCAAAAACCGTATTGCAAGCGATTCCGTCGACTGCTACATCTGTGTAAGACGCATTGAAGTAATAAGTACCATTTTCGCCCTTTTCCAAATGTTTCTTTGCCGTATAAGTACCTTGCAGGGGAGTCGGTGCTTTTTCACCTTCCTGATTGGCCAAACCCAAGATATAATCTGCAATCGTCAAAGCCTCGTCTAAACTCAAAGCAGGATTTGCAGACATCACCTGTTCACCCCAAGCACCATTGCCACCTTTGATAATTTTTTCGGAAAGGTACATTTGTCTTCCTTTCATATCCTTGTAGCGTTTCCCCACCATTTTGTAGCTCGGTCCCACGGACTGCTTCTCTACATTATGGCATGATAGGCAGTTATTTGCCTCAATCAATTGCTGCGCCAATACAGCTCCCGAAGCCTTTTGGTGTCCTTTCGCAATTTCCGTTTTGTCCGTTCCCTCCTTCAAAAAATCAAAGTTCACCACCAAACGTTTGCCATCAATCACCTCATCCTCCGCATCTTCAATCTTGATTTGGTATTGAATCGGGCGGTTGTCCCAATAAAACGTACGGTTGCCTGCAATCTGCCATTCAAGACTTGGACTATCATTGCCAACCTTGATTTCCGTTCTCGCAAGAGCCGTATTGCCTTTAGAGTCAGTCACTTTTAGAAGAGGCCTGTAAACACCCGCTTTTTGGAAGGTGAATTGAGGATTCGCTTCAAAGGATTGAAACTGAGATTCGGAGTCGAATTTCCACGCAAAAGTCAATTCATCTCCATCTGCATCCTTGCTTTTTGCAGATGAAAACTGAACAGTCAAAGGTACACCACCTGTCTTTTTATCTACTTCAATGACCGCCTTTGGAGGAATATTTCCTCGATGGTAGTCAATACGAACCAGACGGGCATCTTCGTTTTTGGAGAACCAAAGCGAACCATATTCTAACAGATAAATACGCCCATCTTTGGCAATCAGCATGTCCATGATATTGTTGAATTCAGTGTTGGGCATGAAGGTTTCCATACCTTTATAGTCCCCTTCTGCATTCATAGTCACAGGATTGATCCAACCCCGCATCCAATCGTAGGCAAACAATTTGCCATCATAATAATCGGGAATTTTGTACTCCCCTGTGTAGTTCTCTGCATGATAAACAGGACCTGCCATTGCATTTCTGCCTCCCTTGCCGACCAGTGGAAATTCTTTGGATTTGGCATAGGGATACCAAATAAAAGCTTTTTGGGCAGGCGGTAAGTTTTGAATGCCTGTGTTGTTGGGGGAATCGTTGAGAGGATTTTCGGCGTCATTTTTTTCACCCGAAGTTTTGGTCGCAAAATCATAGCGGTAATACGCCTTGTTATCACCCACAAACAAAGGCCAACCAAAAAAGCCCGCTTTTCGTGCCTGATTTATCTCATCGTGTCCTCTTGGGCCTCGGTTTTCGCCATCTTCACCCGCATCAGGTCCTACTTCTCCCCAATACAAATAATCGGTGCGGCTGTCAATCGAAATGCGGAAAGGATTGCGGCAACCCATCACATAAATTTCGGGGCGACCTTTTGAGCCATCCTTCGGAAACAAATTACCGTCTGGAATGGTGTAGGTGCCGTCTGCTTGTGGGGTAATTCTCAGAATTTTGCCCCGCAAATCTTGGCTGTTCGCACTCGAACCCCTTGCGTCAAAAGGCGCACGTCCAGGACGACCATCCGAAGGGCTAAATCCGTTTGACTCAAAAGGATTGGTATTGTCGCCTGTCGATAAAAACAAATTGCCGTGGGTGTCAAACTCTACAGAACCTCCTACGTGACAACATTCGTCACGCTGTACTTTCACTTCTAATAGCACTATTTCCGACTCCAAGTCTATTTTGCCATCCACAAACTCAAAGCGAGACAATAAATTGACTGGCTCCTCTCCTTTCGGCGAATAATATAGGTAGAGCCAATGATTTTCGCTGAAATTGGGGTCGAGTGCAATGCCTTGCAAACCGTCTTCTTGTTCGGTGTGAACATCAAGGTGGTTGATTATTTTGCTGTCTTGCAAAGCAGGATCATAGAGTTTGACATTTCCTTTGCGCTCTGTAAAAATAATTTTGCCATCGGGCAGGATATCAAGTTCCATTGGTTCTTCCAAAAAATCATCTAAAACCACTTTCGCAAAACGTGCTTCATCGGGCAGTCGGTGTGATTTCGCTTTGCGGTAATCCAGTTTTCGATCCTTGCCCATCGCATACAAAATGCCTTCCCAGCAGTGTTTCAACAAGTTTTCATCACTAAAGCCTTCCATTGTATGCCCCAATGCGGTATAAAAAGCCCGCCCGCCATCATACTCGTGCCACCAAGCCATCGGGTGATTGTCGCCATTCTTCCCGCCTTCATAAGAAGATTCATCAATCTTCATGATTACATTGATATCTTCACTGATATTTTTGAAGTTGTACCATTCGTGGGTCAATTTCCACGGATTCGGCAAGTGTTTGCAGGAAGCGTGATTGGGGTCTGTTACGACCAAATTAGCATCTTGTATTTTTGGATGGCTATCGAAATAAGCTCCTACCATTTTGCCATACCATTCCCAATTGTATTCGGTATCGCTTGCAGAATGTATGCCCATATAACCACCGCCCGCCTGTATGTAGCGTTCAAAGTCAGCTTGTTGTTTGAAGTCCAATACATCTCCTGTTGTATTCAAAAACACCACTGCTGCGAATTGCCGCAAACTATCTTCTGTGAAATAATCGGCATTTTCAGTTGCTACTACTACAATATTATTGTCTGCGCCCAATTTTTGAAGGGCAGCTACTCCTACTTCAATCGAAGCATGGCGAAATCCTGCTGTTTTGGAAAAAACGAGGATTTTATTTTCTGGTTTGAAAACGTCTGAAGGATGGTTATAGCTGCAATTGGAGAAAAATAGGCAGCAAGACATAAGGGAAAAAATGGAAAGTAGTCGTTTGGTCATAGTGTTTGTTTTTTACGATGACCAAAAATAGTGAAAAAAAGATAAGGTTTGCGGCTAAATCTAATTAGAATATCTTACTTGGTCTATGGACATAATTTTCGCTCAAATATTTAGACCGCACAACAGGGTCGTCAGCAGCTTCTTGAGGCGTTCCTGCAAAAAACATATTTCCTTCACTTAAAATATACACTCTCTCGGTAATAGCTAAGGTTTCATGTACGTTGTGGTCGGTAATGATAACTCCAATACCTTTGAATTTTAGTTGGGCAACAATTTTTTGGATGTCTTCTACTGCAATCGGGTCAACTCCTGCAAAAGGTTCGTCCAATAGAATAAATTTGGGATCAACAGACAATGCCCTTGCAATCTCTGTTCGCCGTCGTTCTCCACCACTCAATACATTACCTGGGCTGTCTTTCACATGCTCCAAGCTAAATTCGTCCAAGAGCGTAGCCAATTTTATTGCCTGCTCTTTTTTGGTCAGCGTCGTCATTTCCAGCACTGCGGCAATGTTGTCCGACACCGAAAGGCTGCGAAAAACGGAGGCTTCTTGCGGCAAATATCCAATGCCCAATCTGGCTCGTCTATACATCGGAAGATTGGTAATCTCTTGTTTGTCCAAAAAAATACGCCCACTATCGGGTTTTATCAAGCCTACAATCATGTAAAAATTGGTGGTTTTGCCAGCACCATTAGGTCCCAATAAACCCACAATTTCGCCTTGTTGTACTTGTACGGATACTTTATTGACAACAGTTCGTTTGCCGTATTTTTTGACCAAATTTTCTGAACGGAGTAGCATGGGAATGACGGTTGAATTGTTTGATTGCTAAATTGCTGAGCAATTCCAATAATATAAGTTCCTCAATAGCATAAAGACTTTTGTAGTTTTCTGTTGATAGAATATTGATTTTCTTACTTCTGATACATTTTTTAAGTGAAACTACAAAAGTCTAAATCGGGATTTTATTTTATTTGGTATTACTGAAACATTACTGTCAATAAAAATAACGAATTGAAGTAGAATAAAGTTGGTTCTTCCTATTTTTCTTGTCTTTCTTTTCTCTGCAATTCCATCAACTTAATTTGCTGCAAATAAGTATAATCCGCCAATGATTTTGCAATCACAAAACCATAAAAGCCATCCAAAAAACCTCGCCTCAACCAATAAATGGTGAGGAACTTAATAAAGGGTTTGAAGAAAATAATCAGCCAATTGGTTCTTTTGCCTTGCTCAAACAAATACTTTGCTGAAGCAGATGTTAAACTATTGACCGACTTGATTCTATCTTCAATATTGTCATCGGAATAGTGCAACAAATCTCCCTTCAATTTTCCCAAACTCGCTCCTTCAATAGGTTCAATGCGGTCGTGAGGAGTTGTGCCAGTACACACGGCTTTTCGGCGGTCAAAAAAGCGCATTTTGGGGTCGGGATACCATGCACCATATCGAATCCACTGCCCTCCAATACCATTCAAACGGTTTACCGTATAGCAGTCATATTGCCAATCTCTTTTTGCAGTCAATATACTTTCTTCCAATTCTTTAGACACACATTCATCCGCATCCAAAGCCAAGATACAATCGTATTTTGCCTGCTCAACTGCAAAGCCTCTCTGCTCAATATAGCCTTCAAAGGGATGCTCCAAAATACGTGCGCCTTTAGATACTGCAATCGCCACTGTATCATCGGTAGAATATGAATCCACCACCAAGATTTCATCTGCAATATGCTGCACCGAATCCAAGCACCGAGCAATATTGACAGCCTCATTGAAGGTAATCACCACAACGGACAATTTTTGCGTGTTGATGTGTTTGTGTGTTAAAGTGTTGATGTTTTGTTTGTGTTAAGGTGTTATGTTTTTTTGTGTTGAAACAGTGTGGTATTGATACTCAAAATTTTATTCCTTTGTATTCCCTCTATCTGTCTCTCCATTCAAAAATTTCTCTATGCTTTTGTGCCTCCATGCTCTAATACCAAACTATACCAACTAACTTCTAACAATTCAATTAAGTGTCATTGATTGCTTAATTTTGCAGTTCAAAAGTAAACAAAAAAAACATGACTCAAAATAAACAATCTTGGATAGAAGTAGCTCCCAATTCTGATTTTTCAATACACAATCTTCCTTACGGAATTTTTGAAGTAAAAGGGCGAGGACCAAGAGCAGGTGTAGCGATTGGAGATTCCATTTTGGACTTATATGCAGTAGCTCGTTTGGGTTTGTTGGATGATTTGAACATTCCTTCCTCTGTTTTTCAGCAATCAGTTTTGAATGATTTCATTGCATTGGGGAAAGCCTATTGGACGAGTTTGCGGGCAAGATTGACCGAACTTTTATCGGCTGACAATCAAGAATTGAGGCCTCATACAGATAGCGTTTTGGTGGATAGACATTCGGCTAAAATGCATCTGCCTGTGAATGTGGGTGATTATACTGATTTTTATTCGAGCAAAGAACACGCTACTAATGTGGGAATCATGTTTCGTGGTGCTGACAATGCGCTCATGCCCAACTGGAAACACCTACCTGTGGGCTATCATGGTCGGGCTTCTTCCATCATTGTGTCTGGAACACCTGTTCGCCGCCCCAAAGGTCAAACAAAAGCAGCAGATGCAGAGACTCCGACTTTTGGCCCTTCTCGTTTATTGGATTTTGAACTGGAAACGGCGTTTATTGTCGGAAAAAATACAGCTTTGGGTGAGTCTATTCCAATTGCAGAAGCAGAGGATGCCATTTTTGGGGTAGTTTTGTTCAATGATTGGTCGGCTCGGGATATTCAAGGTTGGGAATATGTGCCATTGGGTCCTTTTTTGGGCAAAAGTTTTGCATCTTCTATCTCACCGTGGATTGTGACTATTGAAGCACTTGCTCCTTTTAGAATTGAAAATTATCCACAAGACCTGCCTGTTTTACCTTACCTTCAATCACCTGCCAACAAGCGATTTGATGTGAATCTGGAAGTGGCTATCAAACCCAAAAACAGCGAGGAAAAGGTGGTTTGTCGTTCCAATTTCAAATACATGTACTGGAATATGCCGCAGCAATTGGCACATCATACGGTCAATGGCTGCAATATGAAAGTGGGTGATATGTGTGGTAGTGGAACGATTAGTGGCACAACGCCTGATAGCTTTGGTTCGATGCTCGAACTGACTTGGAGAGGTGCAAACCCAATGGAAATGCCCGATGGATCTACCCGTAAATTTATCAATGATTACGATACAGTCATTATGCGGGGTTTTGCAGAAAAGGACGGGGTTCGGGTTGGTTTTGGAGAAGTGAGTGGAGAGGTGTTACCTGCTGTTTAGGGGTTAGATACAAGATTTTAGACAAAAGATGTTTTGTTCGCTCAAGTGTAGATGCTTGAGCGAAGTCCTTGTAGCAAGCCTCTTGACTTGCAGAGAGGTGTGGACACTCCAAACAAGGGTTTTGTTTAAGTCGAGAGCCTTGAATAGGTACTAAATATTCAGTTTTGTACTCCCTCAGTCGTACTTACCATTTGACTATTTTCTCTACCCTATTTTTGTCTTCTGATTGCAGGGAGACATAATAAATACCTTTGGGCAAGGCTCTTAAGTCAATTGAAGGATTGGAGGAATCAAAAAAAGTTTTTTGCAGTAATTTCCCTTCAATGTCAAATATTTGTACAGATTGCAGTTCTTTTTCTGTTTTTATATATACAAAATCCTTACTTGGGTTGGGATAAAACTGAACCAATGTATTGAGTGAATTTTCTTCAATGGCCACCGTTTCACCTTGCCAACTTGAGCCAGCATTGAGGATGCTTTGATTGTTGTCATCTTGTATAAAAGCGATGATGTATATTTGTTGCTTGTTCCAATCCTCTTGAAGTGAATAAGTGTAGTTATAACTAACCGATTCTCCGACTTTTGCAGGGGTGAAAGGAATACCTTCCCAGCCACCTAATGTTTGCCTAAAAACATTGTAGAGTTTGGTTTCCATCCCTTCAAAGGGAGGTTCGTATTCAACTGTTTTTTCAACGACTACGACTCTCAGGCGAAAATGACTACTTGGAATAATCTGGTTTACTGTCTGTACTTCAATATTAACGCTTCTTTGGTGATTCGCTTCGATTGTTTCTAGCACTTCTATCTTCAATGGGCTGATACTACCTGTATATTGTTGAAGGGTAGCATTGGGAAGGATGTCATAATCTGGAGCAGGGCCAGATGGTGAAAACTTGCCGAGAAGATGCAGGGTCGGTGTTCCTTGTATTTGATAATAGTTGGCTCGTTCTTCTGCTTCTTCTTTATTGGCTTGGTAAAAAATATCGTCAGGAATAGGAGTACTGACGTGATAAACGATGTGATATGCGTCAATGTCTTCGTATTCCAATAATATGTTGTCGTGAAAAGTAGGATGTCGAAAAATACAGGGAGGACAATACGTATTGGAGAATTCTTCGAGTAGTATATACCGCTTGTTTTGCTCTTGAGCATAAACAAAACTGCTAAAAATGAATAGTAAGACGAAAAGTGAAAATATTTTTTTCATTTGTATAAATAGAATTATAAATTTGTATTATCAAATCAAATGCCACTTTAGGAAATTTGTCGAGATAGTGACTAAAATATTTTTTAGCTAAATAGTGTATTCTTATATTTTTTTACAAGTTATGTTGAAAATATGTGTGTGATTACTTAAATTGTGCTGTGAAGTTTTCTTGTCTTTTGCATAGCGCTACAATACTTAGAGTTATTCATTGCATTAGATTAATTTGACACAATATACATTCATTTAAAAAATTATTTTTCATAAAAGATTTACTAAACAAAATACTTTTTAAGACTTTATTGTAACACTTAAACTTTTACCAAACTAAATTAACATTATTATGACTAAATTAATTACTAAAAAATGGACGCTGCTATTTGCTTTGATAGTAGCATCTATTTGTTGTTTCCAACAAAATCTGTCTGCACAGTGTGCGGTTGGTGAAACGGGAGTTGACATTATTGTGGATACCAATGCAGGTTTTGCAGAGAATGAAATAGGGTGGACTTTATTAGATGGT from Chitinophagales bacterium encodes:
- a CDS encoding DUF1801 domain-containing protein — its product is MLKPIEEFYANLEEPTKSCFLALKSIILDLDVNITAAWKYRMPFFCYKQKMFCYLWTDKKTGEPYIGIVEGNRIEHRLLEQGNRSRMKILRVNPREDLEVELIEEILGQALELYKDGTVKV
- a CDS encoding ThuA domain-containing protein codes for the protein MTKRLLSIFSLMSCCLFFSNCSYNHPSDVFKPENKILVFSKTAGFRHASIEVGVAALQKLGADNNIVVVATENADYFTEDSLRQFAAVVFLNTTGDVLDFKQQADFERYIQAGGGYMGIHSASDTEYNWEWYGKMVGAYFDSHPKIQDANLVVTDPNHASCKHLPNPWKLTHEWYNFKNISEDINVIMKIDESSYEGGKNGDNHPMAWWHEYDGGRAFYTALGHTMEGFSDENLLKHCWEGILYAMGKDRKLDYRKAKSHRLPDEARFAKVVLDDFLEEPMELDILPDGKIIFTERKGNVKLYDPALQDSKIINHLDVHTEQEDGLQGIALDPNFSENHWLYLYYSPKGEEPVNLLSRFEFVDGKIDLESEIVLLEVKVQRDECCHVGGSVEFDTHGNLFLSTGDNTNPFESNGFSPSDGRPGRAPFDARGSSANSQDLRGKILRITPQADGTYTIPDGNLFPKDGSKGRPEIYVMGCRNPFRISIDSRTDYLYWGEVGPDAGEDGENRGPRGHDEINQARKAGFFGWPLFVGDNKAYYRYDFATKTSGEKNDAENPLNDSPNNTGIQNLPPAQKAFIWYPYAKSKEFPLVGKGGRNAMAGPVYHAENYTGEYKIPDYYDGKLFAYDWMRGWINPVTMNAEGDYKGMETFMPNTEFNNIMDMLIAKDGRIYLLEYGSLWFSKNEDARLVRIDYHRGNIPPKAVIEVDKKTGGVPLTVQFSSAKSKDADGDELTFAWKFDSESQFQSFEANPQFTFQKAGVYRPLLKVTDSKGNTALARTEIKVGNDSPSLEWQIAGNRTFYWDNRPIQYQIKIEDAEDEVIDGKRLVVNFDFLKEGTDKTEIAKGHQKASGAVLAQQLIEANNCLSCHNVEKQSVGPSYKMVGKRYKDMKGRQMYLSEKIIKGGNGAWGEQVMSANPALSLDEALTIADYILGLANQEGEKAPTPLQGTYTAKKHLEKGENGTYYFNASYTDVAVDGIACNTVFETLMLRHPKIQAESYDSTNIALPNRDPWKSYQSVQRLRNGAFICFKDIDLTDVKELKLNLMVDKNDVDGGRVELHLGSADGPLLGNVVVNVKEGTELETLAMPIEVPADTSMGDLFFVFRNEGSQRDITRLDWVEFEL
- the lptB gene encoding LPS export ABC transporter ATP-binding protein; this encodes MLLRSENLVKKYGKRTVVNKVSVQVQQGEIVGLLGPNGAGKTTNFYMIVGLIKPDSGRIFLDKQEITNLPMYRRARLGIGYLPQEASVFRSLSVSDNIAAVLEMTTLTKKEQAIKLATLLDEFSLEHVKDSPGNVLSGGERRRTEIARALSVDPKFILLDEPFAGVDPIAVEDIQKIVAQLKFKGIGVIITDHNVHETLAITERVYILSEGNMFFAGTPQEAADDPVVRSKYLSENYVHRPSKIF
- a CDS encoding glycosyltransferase family 2 protein, which produces MVITFNEAVNIARCLDSVQHIADEILVVDSYSTDDTVAIAVSKGARILEHPFEGYIEQRGFAVEQAKYDCILALDADECVSKELEESILTAKRDWQYDCYTVNRLNGIGGQWIRYGAWYPDPKMRFFDRRKAVCTGTTPHDRIEPIEGASLGKLKGDLLHYSDDNIEDRIKSVNSLTSASAKYLFEQGKRTNWLIIFFKPFIKFLTIYWLRRGFLDGFYGFVIAKSLADYTYLQQIKLMELQRKERQEK
- the fahA gene encoding fumarylacetoacetase, giving the protein MTQNKQSWIEVAPNSDFSIHNLPYGIFEVKGRGPRAGVAIGDSILDLYAVARLGLLDDLNIPSSVFQQSVLNDFIALGKAYWTSLRARLTELLSADNQELRPHTDSVLVDRHSAKMHLPVNVGDYTDFYSSKEHATNVGIMFRGADNALMPNWKHLPVGYHGRASSIIVSGTPVRRPKGQTKAADAETPTFGPSRLLDFELETAFIVGKNTALGESIPIAEAEDAIFGVVLFNDWSARDIQGWEYVPLGPFLGKSFASSISPWIVTIEALAPFRIENYPQDLPVLPYLQSPANKRFDVNLEVAIKPKNSEEKVVCRSNFKYMYWNMPQQLAHHTVNGCNMKVGDMCGSGTISGTTPDSFGSMLELTWRGANPMEMPDGSTRKFINDYDTVIMRGFAEKDGVRVGFGEVSGEVLPAV
- a CDS encoding T9SS type A sorting domain-containing protein; this encodes MKKIFSLFVLLFIFSSFVYAQEQNKRYILLEEFSNTYCPPCIFRHPTFHDNILLEYEDIDAYHIVYHVSTPIPDDIFYQANKEEAEERANYYQIQGTPTLHLLGKFSPSGPAPDYDILPNATLQQYTGSISPLKIEVLETIEANHQRSVNIEVQTVNQIIPSSHFRLRVVVVEKTVEYEPPFEGMETKLYNVFRQTLGGWEGIPFTPAKVGESVSYNYTYSLQEDWNKQQIYIIAFIQDDNNQSILNAGSSWQGETVAIEENSLNTLVQFYPNPSKDFVYIKTEKELQSVQIFDIEGKLLQKTFFDSSNPSIDLRALPKGIYYVSLQSEDKNRVEKIVKW